Genomic DNA from Paenibacillus sp. KS-LC4:
TTGTAGGCTGCTCCTACTGTGCCTGTTGAAGTAACTAGAAGTCCAAAATCACCTGCTGGCAAGTTATTTGCCGCCGACAAATTGCCGCTTGTATTGCCAATCCCCGACGGATAAGCGGTGCCCGTGCTCCAATCAATTTGATAGAGATCTACACGGTAGCTGGCATTGGTAGATTCCGTCCGAAAAATAATGCTGCGCGGCGTAGCCACGCTGAAGAAATAAAAATTTTGCGGGTTGCTTGCCGTTAATGAGCTGCTATGGAACAGAAGATCGCCTTCCACATTATAATTCAATCGGCTTGCTGGATTAGCTGGCTTAGGCTTCTGCAAAAGCTCTGACGGACTAAGCGCTATACCGCTTTCCCAATCTGTGTGTATACTTCCTACCTCCCCTATTACCTCAGGCTCTACTTGAACAGTAGGCTGCGGCACCGCAGAATTGGAAGGGACGGCTTCGGCTGAAATAGGAAGAGCCATTACGAAAAATAGCAGCAGCACTATAAAAGGCGTTGTCACGTATTTTCTTTTTAACGTCATGGATGGTACCTCCATTATCTTAATTATTTTTTCCTCCAAAAATAACATGCATCATATGACCATAACTGATTATTCCCCACTAAAAAATGAACGCCTCCCCTATCTGCTTATTAGGTTAAATCAATTATGTTATAAAAAAAGAAAATTATGTTAATCTCAACTTATAGTTTAATCTAGTTCCAAATAACATTCAATACATTTTTAAACAAAAATTTCTTTTATATAGGAATAATAGATCCCATAGAAAGCAGACTGCACGCTGGATAAAGCTTGACGGCGGTTCCAGCCTCGTTTTAAAATATAGTTAGCCGACAAACTAATTATAGACCTGTATGTTCAAATAGAGAGGGGTGCCGCTATGCCATTACGCAGAGGGCCTGACCATATTTCTCGGATTCTCCGCCATTTAACCCGCCAGCATCAGAAGCAGCTGCATGCCCAGCTTCAGGACTATGATCTTTATCCCGGACAGCCGCCGCTTATGTTCGCCTTGGAGCGTGGACCGGGACGGAGCCAGAACGAGCTGGCACAGGAGCTTGAGATTAAAGCGGCAACGCTGACCGTGATGCTGAACCGCATGGAGAAGAATGGTATTGTCCGTCGGGAAGCCGATCTACGCGATCAGCGCGTGTCCCGCATTTTTATGACCGACAAAGGAGAAGCGATGCTTGGCAAGCTGCGCGAGACGCTTCACCTGCTGGAGGAGCAGTCTCTACAAGGCTTCGGCGAGGAAGAAAAACAAATGCTGAAAGGGATGCTGCACCGAATTGGCGATAATTTAAACGCGATGAATCCTACCGAGGATAATCAGAATTAGAGGAAGTGGACGATGATCAAGCTTGCGCGATATTTAAAGCCTCACTGGATGGCTGTATTGCTCGCCCCGCTGCTGATGGTTTTGGAAGTGTGCATGGACCTGCTCCAGCCTAAGCTGATGGCGAGTATTGTCGATGAGGGCATCATAAAGGGC
This window encodes:
- a CDS encoding MarR family transcriptional regulator, which codes for MPLRRGPDHISRILRHLTRQHQKQLHAQLQDYDLYPGQPPLMFALERGPGRSQNELAQELEIKAATLTVMLNRMEKNGIVRREADLRDQRVSRIFMTDKGEAMLGKLRETLHLLEEQSLQGFGEEEKQMLKGMLHRIGDNLNAMNPTEDNQN